In Clostridia bacterium, the following are encoded in one genomic region:
- the fusA gene encoding elongation factor G, protein MKVFTTDKIKNIAIVAHGGAGKTSLTEAMLFNAGVTNRLGKVDDGNTVTDYFPEEIKRKITINTAVASLVWQDHKLNILDTPGYSDFIGDVKSALRVADSLVMTVCGVSGVEVQTEIIWEFAEEQNIPKFVFVNKMDRENANFYRVLDQLKSQFSGLITPIQLPIGAESSFKGVVDLVDMKAIVFDKGGKASTEEIPADLMDEAMSYRESLIEAAAEGDDELLMKYLEGEELTAEEIHFGLRNGVKANKIIPVLCGSALHNIGITPLMDRLVDLAPAPNESEAKDRKVDADTLSALTFKTLSDPYVGKLSFFRVFSGTMKSDSVVYNTAKNADEKIGQIYVMQGKNQLPVPEVHAGDIAALTKLQTTGTGDTLAEKGNPIVLTGIEFPTPNLSVAIQPKSKGDEDKLGTAIARLLDEDPTLKFTKSVETNQSVLTGMGEMHLDIIIERLKSKFGVEVEQIPLKIPYRETIKGKATRVEGKHKKQTGGHGQYGHVFIDMEPLADNEFEFAETVFGGAVPRNYFPAVEKGIREAMAEGVLAGYPVTNIKVTLTDGSYHPVDSSELAFKIAAGLAFRKAMEQAKPVLLEPILNVEVRVPEQFMGDIMGDLNVKRGRILGMERDGNKQVIKALVPYAEMHRYAIDLKSMTQGRGSFTTEFYGYEEVPANIAEKIIEAAKAAKNN, encoded by the coding sequence ATGAAAGTATTCACCACCGACAAAATCAAGAATATCGCCATTGTGGCCCATGGTGGTGCCGGAAAGACATCGCTGACCGAAGCGATGTTGTTCAACGCAGGGGTCACTAACCGCCTTGGGAAAGTAGACGATGGTAACACCGTAACAGACTATTTCCCGGAAGAAATTAAGCGTAAAATTACGATAAACACTGCTGTCGCATCTCTCGTGTGGCAGGATCACAAGTTAAATATTCTTGATACGCCGGGCTACTCAGACTTCATCGGCGACGTCAAGAGCGCTCTACGGGTAGCAGACAGCTTGGTCATGACTGTTTGCGGCGTTTCCGGCGTAGAAGTGCAAACGGAAATTATCTGGGAATTTGCCGAAGAACAAAACATTCCCAAGTTTGTTTTTGTCAATAAAATGGACCGGGAAAACGCCAACTTTTACAGGGTACTGGACCAGCTGAAATCCCAGTTCAGCGGTTTGATCACCCCAATCCAACTGCCCATCGGAGCGGAAAGCAGTTTTAAAGGCGTAGTGGATCTCGTGGACATGAAAGCCATCGTCTTTGACAAGGGCGGCAAAGCCTCTACGGAAGAAATCCCCGCCGATCTCATGGATGAAGCCATGAGTTACCGCGAAAGCTTAATTGAAGCAGCAGCGGAAGGCGATGATGAACTCTTGATGAAATACCTGGAAGGTGAAGAACTGACTGCCGAGGAAATCCATTTTGGCTTGCGGAATGGGGTAAAAGCCAACAAAATTATTCCAGTCCTCTGCGGTTCAGCCCTGCACAACATCGGCATTACACCGTTAATGGACCGGTTGGTGGACCTGGCACCGGCTCCCAATGAGAGCGAAGCCAAAGACCGGAAAGTTGACGCAGACACCTTGTCTGCTTTAACCTTTAAGACTTTAAGTGACCCTTATGTCGGCAAACTGAGCTTTTTCCGAGTGTTTTCCGGTACCATGAAATCTGACAGCGTGGTTTACAACACTGCCAAGAACGCAGATGAGAAAATCGGGCAAATCTATGTCATGCAAGGGAAGAACCAACTGCCCGTACCGGAAGTGCACGCCGGGGACATTGCGGCTCTGACCAAACTCCAAACCACCGGCACCGGCGACACTTTAGCCGAAAAGGGTAACCCCATCGTTTTGACAGGCATCGAATTCCCAACGCCGAACTTATCGGTAGCTATCCAACCTAAGAGCAAGGGTGATGAAGACAAATTGGGGACGGCCATTGCCAGGTTGCTGGATGAAGATCCAACCCTAAAATTCACAAAAAGTGTGGAGACCAACCAGTCCGTATTAACCGGTATGGGCGAAATGCACCTGGACATCATCATTGAAAGGCTGAAGAGCAAGTTCGGCGTAGAAGTAGAGCAGATTCCCTTGAAAATACCCTACCGGGAAACCATTAAAGGCAAAGCCACCAGAGTGGAAGGAAAACACAAGAAGCAAACCGGTGGCCATGGACAGTACGGCCATGTGTTTATCGACATGGAACCCCTGGCCGATAACGAATTCGAGTTTGCCGAGACCGTTTTCGGCGGCGCTGTTCCTAGGAACTACTTCCCGGCCGTGGAAAAGGGTATTAGAGAGGCCATGGCGGAAGGTGTACTAGCCGGATACCCGGTTACTAATATCAAGGTCACATTAACCGACGGTTCATATCACCCGGTTGATTCTTCCGAACTGGCCTTTAAGATTGCGGCAGGCCTGGCCTTCAGGAAAGCGATGGAACAAGCAAAACCGGTGTTATTGGAGCCCATCTTAAACGTTGAAGTGAGAGTACCGGAACAGTTCATGGGCGACATTATGGGTGACCTAAACGTTAAACGGGGGCGCATCCTGGGCATGGAACGGGACGGCAATAAACAGGTCATCAAAGCCCTGGTGCCTTACGCTGAAATGCACCGGTATGCCATCGATCTCAAATCCATGACTCAGGGAAGGGGCAGCTTTACCACCGAATTCTACGGTTACGAAGAGGTACCGGCCAATATTGCTGAGAAAATTATTGAAGCTGCCAAGGCCGCTAAGAACAATTAG
- a CDS encoding Fe-S-containing hydro-lyase — MKYIQAPLTDEVVEELRIGDQVYISGTVYTARDAAHKRLVELLDRGEEPPFDIKGQIIFYVGPSPAKPGAVIGSAGPTTSYRMDAYTPPLLALGLKGMIGKGSRSQEVRDAMVTHKAVYFAAVGGAAALTAERIKKAEVIAYPDLGPEAIHKLEVENMPVIVVNDCYGGDLYIEGMKRYSRL; from the coding sequence ATTAAATACATTCAAGCACCCTTGACGGACGAGGTCGTAGAAGAATTGAGGATTGGGGACCAGGTTTATATCTCCGGTACCGTTTACACCGCTCGCGATGCGGCCCATAAGCGTTTGGTCGAATTACTGGATCGGGGAGAAGAGCCGCCTTTCGACATCAAAGGGCAGATCATCTTTTACGTGGGACCGAGTCCGGCTAAACCCGGAGCGGTCATCGGCTCCGCCGGACCTACTACCAGCTATCGCATGGATGCCTACACACCCCCGCTTTTGGCACTAGGTTTAAAAGGCATGATCGGCAAAGGTTCACGCTCACAAGAGGTGAGAGATGCCATGGTGACCCACAAAGCAGTGTACTTCGCCGCTGTGGGAGGGGCAGCAGCTTTGACAGCCGAGCGGATCAAGAAAGCCGAGGTGATTGCTTACCCCGATTTAGGTCCTGAAGCAATCCACAAACTGGAAGTCGAAAACATGCCGGTCATCGTTGTTAACGATTGCTACGGCGGTGATTTGTATATCGAAGGCATGAAAAGGTACAGCCGGTTATAA
- a CDS encoding YpmA family protein — protein sequence MALEDKGQGKLQLIAVKTVNAYDELYIIVDFLNKTLKQYGLMFGLTKDTENQKMTISVYEV from the coding sequence ATGGCATTGGAAGATAAAGGCCAGGGAAAACTACAGTTAATTGCCGTGAAAACGGTGAATGCCTACGACGAGTTATATATCATCGTTGACTTTCTCAACAAAACACTGAAACAATACGGGTTGATGTTTGGCCTAACTAAGGACACGGAGAACCAAAAAATGACCATCTCCGTTTACGAGGTTTAA
- a CDS encoding TIGR04086 family membrane protein, with translation MESRLLAFLSRAPILKGVLFAILLQSIAVFLLVNLFHFTGLSDRHLDTFISVTVFLGVVGGGILAAKAAEARYLFQGLGVGVACFLAVVILSLLSGVALEMVSIGKKALTYVGAGLMGGFLGALLGK, from the coding sequence GTGGAGAGTAGACTCTTAGCATTCTTATCCCGGGCTCCCATCTTGAAGGGCGTGTTGTTTGCTATTTTGCTGCAATCCATAGCGGTGTTCTTGTTGGTGAATTTGTTTCATTTTACTGGGCTTTCAGACCGGCACTTGGACACGTTCATTTCCGTTACCGTGTTCTTGGGCGTGGTTGGCGGGGGGATACTTGCTGCCAAAGCCGCGGAAGCAAGATATCTCTTTCAAGGTTTAGGGGTAGGTGTTGCCTGTTTTCTGGCTGTAGTCATATTATCCCTTTTGAGCGGAGTCGCCCTTGAGATGGTTTCCATTGGCAAAAAGGCCCTCACTTATGTAGGGGCGGGATTGATGGGCGGTTTCTTAGGAGCTTTGCTAGGCAAATAA
- the gmk gene encoding guanylate kinase, which yields MSGPSGVGKNTLLNFALNKVKGIYYLPSLTTRPLRPMESQGNPYFFVSVEEFESMINENMFLEWKRIHNGNYYGTHLPTILYALHNGFDLATDMDVLGCQDVRQRFPDNVVSIFIAPPSIEELALRLSKRDKNPEVAKERLARVEMEMSHMPHYQYVVINDELERAGEELAGIFRHHRLHRHVSFPKKG from the coding sequence GTGTCAGGTCCTTCCGGGGTCGGGAAAAACACCCTGCTGAATTTTGCTTTAAACAAGGTCAAAGGGATTTACTACTTACCTTCGTTAACGACCAGACCCCTTAGACCCATGGAGAGCCAGGGAAACCCGTATTTTTTTGTCAGCGTAGAAGAATTCGAATCCATGATTAACGAGAATATGTTTCTCGAGTGGAAGAGGATCCATAACGGCAACTATTATGGGACCCACTTGCCAACCATACTCTATGCCTTGCACAACGGCTTTGACCTGGCCACCGATATGGATGTCCTGGGCTGCCAGGACGTCAGGCAGCGGTTTCCTGACAATGTGGTGTCTATTTTCATTGCTCCCCCAAGTATAGAAGAGCTGGCACTGCGCCTGAGCAAGAGAGATAAAAACCCGGAAGTCGCCAAAGAAAGGTTGGCCCGGGTTGAAATGGAAATGTCTCACATGCCCCATTACCAATATGTCGTCATTAACGATGAGTTGGAAAGGGCAGGGGAAGAGCTGGCCGGTATCTTCAGGCATCATCGCCTTCACCGGCATGTTTCCTTTCCGAAAAAGGGTTGA
- the spoVB gene encoding stage V sporulation protein B, producing the protein MKQGFFRGVLILMVGSVLTRVLGFGYRIYMVRLIGAEGIGLYEMVFPVVTLILVLTTAGIPVAVAKLIADNSAQSQQQRMNTIMSISLLLLALTGMLIPSVLTYGAPWFVTWAFSDPRVYWPFMALIPAIFFVSLSSVLRGYFQGINHMLPLAAGQLVEQMVRLVIGMTLVSWLLPYGLEFGAGALALAVVLGEMAGLLVLVSFYWANRPKVSVFDPKDIAEISSVLKQLWSLSVPVTLARILASLMLSAKAIMIPHRLQLAGATVQQATQIYGAFSGMAMSLVNFPTVITGSLSSVLLPVIASALAQKHYGALSLRVNQAFKITVLTALPFTVLFLLLAEPLTQAFFNNREAAVPLRWLAPGCVFLYLQQTTAGMLYGMGQMRRMLLNSLLGNGIGLGVTYFLTGLPSLGITGAALGVVAGAALACFLNIAIIMRNIPVNLEWRDWLGQALAAVSLMALSIVLLENTFNLLMLVFTSGGLYLVTLFALRVVRWQDFRFK; encoded by the coding sequence ATGAAACAAGGTTTTTTCCGCGGCGTACTAATTTTAATGGTGGGCTCAGTTTTAACGCGTGTCCTCGGATTCGGTTATAGAATCTATATGGTCCGGCTGATTGGGGCTGAGGGTATTGGTCTGTATGAAATGGTTTTTCCGGTGGTAACTTTGATTTTGGTGTTAACTACGGCTGGGATCCCAGTGGCCGTGGCCAAGCTCATTGCCGATAACAGCGCCCAAAGCCAGCAGCAAAGAATGAATACCATTATGAGTATATCTCTTTTGTTGTTAGCCTTGACAGGGATGCTTATACCCTCCGTCTTAACGTACGGAGCTCCCTGGTTCGTTACCTGGGCCTTTAGTGATCCCAGGGTGTACTGGCCCTTTATGGCCCTGATCCCCGCTATCTTTTTTGTCTCGTTAAGTTCCGTACTACGAGGGTATTTTCAAGGCATCAACCACATGTTACCTTTGGCTGCGGGGCAGCTGGTCGAGCAAATGGTCAGGCTGGTGATTGGCATGACCCTGGTCTCCTGGCTATTGCCCTACGGCCTGGAGTTTGGTGCCGGGGCTTTGGCATTGGCTGTGGTACTGGGTGAAATGGCCGGCTTGCTAGTGCTGGTGTCCTTTTATTGGGCGAACCGGCCAAAAGTCTCCGTTTTCGATCCAAAAGACATAGCGGAGATTAGTTCGGTGCTGAAGCAATTATGGTCCTTATCCGTGCCGGTGACTCTGGCAAGGATACTGGCAAGCCTCATGTTAAGCGCTAAAGCGATTATGATTCCGCACCGGCTGCAGTTGGCAGGAGCCACGGTTCAACAAGCCACGCAGATTTACGGGGCTTTCTCGGGTATGGCGATGTCATTAGTAAACTTCCCCACGGTGATTACCGGCTCCCTAAGCAGCGTTTTGCTGCCTGTCATTGCTTCCGCCCTGGCGCAAAAGCACTACGGCGCCCTGTCTCTAAGGGTTAATCAAGCCTTTAAGATTACTGTCTTAACCGCTTTGCCTTTTACCGTCTTGTTTTTATTGCTGGCAGAACCATTGACCCAAGCATTCTTCAACAACAGGGAAGCAGCCGTTCCCCTCAGATGGCTGGCTCCGGGCTGCGTTTTTCTGTACTTGCAGCAGACCACGGCCGGAATGCTCTACGGTATGGGACAGATGAGGAGAATGTTGCTGAATTCCCTGCTTGGCAACGGAATTGGGTTAGGTGTTACGTACTTCTTAACAGGACTTCCCAGCCTTGGCATCACCGGTGCTGCATTGGGGGTGGTGGCCGGAGCGGCCCTGGCTTGTTTTCTCAATATAGCAATCATTATGAGAAATATCCCTGTCAACTTAGAGTGGCGAGACTGGCTTGGTCAAGCCCTGGCAGCTGTCTCACTTATGGCCTTGTCCATTGTCCTGCTGGAAAACACCTTCAACTTGTTGATGCTTGTTTTCACCTCAGGCGGCTTGTACCTGGTAACCCTCTTCGCCCTGAGAGTAGTGCGGTGGCAGGACTTTCGCTTCAAGTAA
- the surE gene encoding 5'/3'-nucleotidase SurE, with product MLILLTNDDGILAPGIHALRQAFEPLAEVILVAPDRERSATGHGITMHKPLRVEDHTFGRSQGYAVSGTPADCVKLALEQLLPEEPDLVISGINRGANLGTDVLYSGTVSGALEAIINGIPAMAVSLDIRNKGNYHVAAEFATKMASFFAQHPMPTNTLININVPDLDKADIKGIKVAKLGLRRYIDCVEERKDPRGKSYYWLSGKLQDELEPETDVWAVSQGYIALTPVHYDLTNYHALPGLQELADLAW from the coding sequence ATGCTTATTCTGCTGACTAACGATGACGGTATTCTGGCTCCCGGCATTCATGCACTACGGCAGGCTTTTGAACCGCTGGCGGAAGTAATCCTTGTTGCCCCCGACCGGGAGCGCAGTGCTACCGGACACGGGATTACCATGCATAAACCTTTGCGGGTAGAAGACCACACTTTTGGCCGGTCCCAAGGATACGCGGTGTCGGGAACACCGGCTGATTGTGTGAAGCTGGCCTTAGAGCAGTTGTTGCCTGAAGAGCCTGACCTGGTAATCTCTGGCATTAACCGGGGAGCTAATCTAGGTACTGACGTCCTGTATTCCGGCACCGTGTCCGGGGCTTTGGAAGCCATTATTAATGGGATACCGGCCATGGCCGTATCGTTGGATATTCGCAACAAAGGCAACTATCACGTGGCCGCTGAGTTTGCTACGAAAATGGCTTCGTTCTTTGCCCAGCACCCAATGCCCACCAATACCCTCATCAACATCAATGTGCCTGATCTGGACAAAGCCGACATCAAAGGGATTAAGGTGGCAAAGCTGGGATTACGAAGATATATAGACTGTGTCGAAGAGAGAAAAGATCCCCGGGGGAAGAGCTATTACTGGCTGTCAGGTAAGCTACAGGATGAATTGGAGCCCGAAACCGATGTCTGGGCGGTGAGCCAGGGCTATATCGCCTTAACCCCTGTACATTACGATCTCACCAACTACCATGCCCTGCCCGGCCTGCAAGAGCTGGCCGACCTTGCATGGTAA
- a CDS encoding fumarate hydratase yields MREISYSEVVEAVAQLCKKANYHLGEDVLQSLKQALEQEISETGKQVLEQIVANAAIAGNNEVPMCQDTGVAVVFLEVGQDVHVTGGDLNEAVNEGVAKGYVEGYLRKSMVSDPFGKRINTKNNTPAIIHTKIVPGDKLTITVAPKGGGSENMSSIKMLPPSAGRQGIIDFVVETVKNAGPNPCPPIVVGVGIGGNFEKAALLAKEALLRPLGSPHPDAEVAQLETELLDRINRLGIGPQGFGGRITALAVHVNTFPCHIASLPVAVNINCHAARHKSITI; encoded by the coding sequence ATGAGGGAGATCAGTTACAGTGAAGTAGTGGAGGCTGTGGCCCAGCTCTGCAAGAAAGCTAATTACCACTTGGGCGAAGATGTGCTTCAATCCCTAAAACAAGCCTTGGAGCAGGAGATCTCAGAAACAGGGAAACAAGTATTGGAACAAATCGTGGCCAATGCTGCCATTGCCGGCAACAATGAGGTTCCTATGTGCCAAGACACGGGAGTGGCTGTGGTTTTTCTGGAGGTGGGACAAGACGTCCATGTTACCGGGGGAGATTTGAATGAAGCCGTCAACGAGGGAGTAGCTAAGGGCTATGTGGAAGGTTACCTGAGAAAGTCTATGGTAAGTGATCCTTTTGGCAAAAGGATCAATACCAAGAACAACACCCCGGCCATCATCCACACTAAAATTGTACCGGGTGATAAACTCACCATCACCGTAGCACCTAAGGGGGGAGGCAGCGAAAACATGAGTTCTATCAAAATGCTGCCCCCGTCGGCAGGGCGCCAGGGAATCATTGATTTTGTCGTAGAAACTGTAAAAAATGCCGGGCCTAATCCATGTCCCCCCATCGTAGTTGGGGTGGGTATTGGCGGAAATTTTGAAAAGGCCGCGCTACTCGCCAAAGAGGCTTTATTAAGACCTCTCGGCAGTCCCCACCCTGATGCAGAGGTAGCCCAGCTGGAAACGGAATTACTTGACAGAATCAATCGGCTGGGCATCGGTCCGCAGGGATTCGGCGGTCGCATCACGGCACTGGCGGTTCATGTTAATACGTTCCCTTGCCATATAGCCAGTTTGCCGGTGGCAGTCAACATCAATTGCCATGCAGCTCGCCATAAGAGTATTACCATTTAG
- a CDS encoding biotin/lipoyl-binding protein, whose amino-acid sequence MLRKFKVTVNNEIYEVLVEEISDTSLETVSPTPQVKREIPSTPSTPPPASAPSKPTATPAQAKGEGQGVTAPLPGTILDIKVKAGDQVAAGQTVVILEAMKMENEIAAPIAGTVTSILVSKGQNVNTNDILLTIK is encoded by the coding sequence ATGTTAAGAAAGTTTAAAGTCACCGTCAACAATGAAATATACGAAGTCTTGGTTGAAGAAATTTCAGACACTAGTCTTGAAACCGTATCTCCCACACCGCAGGTGAAAAGGGAGATACCTTCTACACCGTCTACACCACCCCCTGCCAGCGCTCCCTCTAAACCTACCGCTACCCCGGCACAAGCTAAAGGGGAAGGGCAGGGCGTTACAGCACCATTGCCGGGAACTATCCTGGATATCAAAGTCAAAGCCGGGGATCAGGTTGCCGCCGGTCAAACGGTGGTCATCCTGGAAGCAATGAAAATGGAAAATGAAATCGCCGCTCCTATCGCAGGAACCGTTACCAGTATTCTGGTAAGCAAAGGACAAAACGTCAATACCAATGACATTCTGCTGACCATTAAATAG
- a CDS encoding OadG family protein has product MAEKITLGLSLTVMGMSIVFFILCLLMVMMHVEALVVNRSTASKKPVELPAGKPTELRPEAEAPPQAPVSTLSPQVVAAIMGAIALCTGQPVHRFRLISVRQAKDLEASAAWTLNNRMDVINRRNSYYAKGGTK; this is encoded by the coding sequence TTGGCAGAAAAAATCACCCTGGGATTAAGTTTGACCGTGATGGGGATGTCTATCGTCTTCTTCATCTTGTGCTTGCTCATGGTAATGATGCATGTGGAAGCTTTAGTGGTCAACCGCTCCACAGCAAGCAAAAAGCCAGTTGAACTGCCGGCCGGCAAACCCACGGAACTAAGGCCCGAAGCGGAGGCTCCGCCGCAGGCACCGGTTTCCACTTTGTCACCCCAAGTAGTGGCAGCCATCATGGGGGCCATCGCCCTCTGTACCGGTCAGCCCGTACATAGATTTCGCTTGATCAGTGTCCGGCAGGCAAAAGATCTGGAGGCCTCTGCTGCTTGGACCTTAAACAACCGGATGGATGTCATCAACCGCCGTAACAGTTATTATGCTAAAGGAGGAACAAAGTAG
- a CDS encoding cytochrome b/b6 domain-containing protein, with amino-acid sequence MAHGKPEKTFQRFNIHQRIQHIMMFTSFIALSITGLPIKYNTTEWAKTITAMFGGFDNMFLVHKIGAVVMLASSVYHLIYLIIYPLVTKKLSFAAVPSPKDVKDLFQNIRYFLGLTKEPPKFDRYSYKEKFDYWAVFWGMVIMGGSGLMLWFPHIATRYFPRWVIDCAQYAHSDEAMLAILAIFIWHFYNVHFSPTFFPGSLVWFHGKLTRKLMKHEHPLELERLENQLPNHNQPPANKTHHV; translated from the coding sequence ATGGCTCATGGAAAACCGGAAAAAACCTTTCAACGTTTTAATATTCACCAAAGAATTCAACATATCATGATGTTTACCAGTTTTATCGCCTTGTCTATTACGGGACTGCCGATCAAATACAATACCACCGAATGGGCGAAAACAATTACGGCCATGTTTGGCGGTTTTGACAACATGTTTCTGGTGCACAAAATCGGCGCGGTAGTAATGCTGGCCAGCTCTGTGTATCATTTGATTTACTTGATTATCTACCCGCTGGTCACCAAGAAACTATCTTTCGCCGCCGTGCCCAGTCCCAAAGACGTGAAAGATTTGTTCCAGAACATACGGTATTTCTTAGGACTAACCAAAGAACCGCCGAAGTTTGACCGGTACTCCTATAAAGAAAAGTTCGACTATTGGGCTGTGTTTTGGGGTATGGTCATTATGGGTGGCTCCGGTCTGATGCTGTGGTTCCCGCACATTGCCACGAGATATTTTCCCAGGTGGGTTATCGATTGCGCCCAGTATGCCCACAGCGATGAAGCCATGCTGGCCATTCTGGCTATCTTCATTTGGCACTTTTACAATGTTCACTTCAGCCCGACATTTTTCCCCGGCAGCTTGGTGTGGTTTCATGGCAAACTGACCAGGAAACTGATGAAACATGAGCACCCCCTGGAATTAGAGCGATTGGAGAACCAGCTACCGAACCACAACCAACCGCCTGCCAATAAGACCCATCATGTTTAG
- a CDS encoding sodium ion-translocating decarboxylase subunit beta yields the protein MIAIACFLIYLAIVKQYEPLLLLPIAFGMLLANLPGSGLMEEGGLIYWFYQGVKLGIYPPLIFLGIGAMTDFGPLLANPKTILLGAAAQLGIFLTFLGALILGFTPQEAGAIGIIGGADGPTAILTTSILAPHLLPAVAVAAYSYMALVPIIQPPIMKLLTTPEERAVVMDQLREVSRTEKILFPIIVTIVTILMLPEAAPLIGMLMLGNLLRESGVVERLSKTASNELINIVTILLALSVGATAKAETFLQFGTIKIIVLGLIAFSFGTAGGVIFGKIMYRLTGGKVNPLIGAAGVSAVPMAARVAQKVGREANPTNFLLMHAMGPNVAGVIGSAVAAGILIAVLG from the coding sequence ATGATCGCTATTGCTTGTTTTCTAATCTACCTGGCCATTGTCAAACAATATGAGCCTTTACTCCTTTTGCCTATTGCTTTCGGTATGCTGCTGGCCAACCTTCCCGGCAGCGGCCTGATGGAGGAAGGAGGGCTCATCTACTGGTTCTACCAAGGTGTAAAACTCGGCATTTATCCGCCTTTAATCTTTTTAGGTATCGGAGCCATGACGGATTTTGGGCCCCTCTTGGCCAATCCTAAGACCATTTTGCTGGGAGCTGCCGCCCAATTGGGCATCTTTTTGACCTTCTTGGGCGCACTGATATTGGGGTTTACTCCCCAAGAAGCCGGAGCCATCGGCATCATTGGCGGCGCCGACGGTCCGACAGCTATTCTAACCACATCCATTTTGGCTCCCCATTTGCTGCCGGCAGTAGCTGTCGCTGCTTATTCTTATATGGCTTTGGTACCCATCATCCAACCTCCCATTATGAAGTTGTTGACGACCCCGGAAGAGCGGGCCGTGGTGATGGACCAGCTCAGAGAAGTGTCACGTACCGAGAAAATCCTTTTTCCCATTATTGTCACCATCGTGACGATACTAATGCTGCCAGAGGCAGCGCCTTTGATTGGCATGCTGATGCTGGGTAACCTGTTGAGAGAATCCGGTGTTGTGGAAAGGCTATCCAAGACGGCTTCTAACGAGTTAATTAACATCGTGACCATTTTGCTGGCCCTTTCCGTGGGAGCGACAGCTAAGGCCGAGACCTTCTTGCAATTTGGCACCATAAAAATCATTGTTCTCGGTCTCATTGCTTTTTCCTTTGGCACGGCCGGGGGAGTCATTTTTGGAAAGATCATGTATCGCCTCACCGGTGGCAAAGTCAACCCTCTCATCGGGGCCGCGGGGGTGTCCGCCGTACCGATGGCTGCCAGGGTAGCCCAAAAAGTAGGCAGGGAAGCCAATCCTACCAATTTCTTGCTCATGCATGCCATGGGACCTAACGTAGCCGGGGTGATTGGTTCAGCCGTTGCCGCGGGAATCTTAATTGCCGTGTTAGGTTAA